Proteins from one Candidatus Paceibacterota bacterium genomic window:
- a CDS encoding efflux RND transporter periplasmic adaptor subunit, which yields MMGNLMKAKFFKKKYIISAILLLVVIIGFVIAGGGEEAQIAKVERRDIVQEVVVTGKTKARNEVELGFDKNGRVARSYVEVGNRVVQGQVIAELDMGADLANLAKERALLAEEESGLLDEGKKIESAIREAFSAADNAVRNKADQFFKTPRTNPNFEVKFSDGNYVHYFSVPSDIVIELNSNRFDIEITLNKFQAELLQLNSSDSKNFVSIALERINTVSNFLNKVAYAVNSFAPANFAYEATVTGYKTAIDSARNTVATARDGVLSASGAGEERVNQIKSSISSLEAELRKSRITAPFGGTVSRQDADVGEIAQAGEIFVSVISENDMYIEANVSEINIGKVAAGNVVKIEFDAYPGEKFQGTVTFIDPGETVVDEVVNYKLRIEINNPDVKIRSGLTAGVTIASAEKKDVLSIPTYAVMREDGKMYVNKFVEKKIIEKVEITTGITGSDGYVEVLSGLSESDTVHINGSE from the coding sequence ATGATGGGAAATCTTATGAAGGCAAAATTTTTCAAAAAGAAATACATTATTTCCGCTATTTTATTGCTTGTGGTAATTATAGGTTTTGTGATAGCTGGTGGAGGAGAGGAAGCACAAATAGCCAAGGTGGAGAGGAGAGATATTGTACAGGAAGTGGTGGTGACGGGAAAAACTAAAGCCAGGAATGAGGTAGAGCTAGGGTTTGATAAAAATGGCAGAGTGGCCCGCTCTTATGTCGAGGTGGGTAATAGGGTAGTGCAAGGACAAGTTATTGCTGAGCTTGATATGGGAGCTGATTTAGCAAATTTGGCCAAGGAAAGAGCGCTTTTAGCTGAAGAGGAATCCGGGCTTTTGGACGAGGGGAAGAAGATCGAATCGGCCATTCGTGAAGCTTTTAGTGCGGCCGACAATGCAGTGCGAAACAAGGCTGATCAATTTTTCAAAACTCCGCGCACCAATCCTAATTTCGAAGTTAAGTTTAGTGATGGAAACTACGTACACTATTTCTCTGTACCATCCGACATCGTGATAGAACTAAACTCAAATCGTTTTGACATCGAAATAACTCTCAATAAATTCCAGGCCGAACTTTTACAGCTCAATTCTAGTGACAGTAAAAATTTTGTGAGTATCGCTCTGGAGCGAATAAACACTGTTTCTAATTTCTTAAATAAAGTAGCTTACGCCGTCAACTCTTTTGCCCCCGCTAATTTTGCTTATGAAGCAACTGTCACTGGTTATAAAACTGCCATAGACAGCGCCAGAAACACAGTGGCCACTGCGCGCGATGGAGTACTTAGTGCAAGTGGCGCAGGAGAGGAAAGGGTTAATCAAATCAAATCATCTATCTCCTCTCTAGAAGCTGAGCTGCGTAAATCACGCATTACAGCTCCTTTCGGTGGTACGGTGAGTAGGCAAGATGCTGATGTGGGAGAAATCGCTCAAGCAGGAGAAATATTTGTCTCAGTCATCTCGGAAAACGACATGTATATAGAGGCTAATGTTTCTGAAATAAATATCGGTAAAGTAGCAGCAGGCAATGTGGTCAAGATCGAATTCGATGCTTATCCGGGAGAAAAGTTCCAGGGCACTGTGACCTTCATAGATCCGGGAGAAACAGTGGTAGACGAAGTGGTGAATTATAAATTGAGGATAGAAATAAACAATCCAGATGTCAAAATAAGAAGTGGCCTTACTGCAGGGGTAACTATAGCTTCAGCGGAAAAAAAAGATGTTCTCTCGATACCAACATACGCGGTGATGAGAGAAGATGGTAAAATGTACGTAAATAAATTTGTAGAGAAAAAGATTATAGAAAAGGTGGAAATAACAACCGGTATTACAGGAAGTGATGGCTATGTGGAAGTATTGTCTGGTTTGAGTGAAAGTGATACAGTACACATCAATGGATCAGAATAA
- a CDS encoding ABC transporter ATP-binding protein, with protein MQIIKVRNLKKSFRSGDKELHVLKDLSLNIEKGQFVAITGRSGSGKSTLLYQLGLLDYPNSGEIIIDGTNVSSLNEEARVGFRLKELGYVFQDYALVPELSALENVAVPLLMQGHEKEKAYEIARKALDKVDLEHRMDNLPSQLSGGEQQRVSIARAIAHEPKIIFADEPTANLDSETADTVLKVFLNLNKEHGQTIVMVTHEPEYARLTHKIFKLVDGIIEG; from the coding sequence ATGCAAATAATTAAAGTAAGAAATTTAAAGAAATCTTTTCGCTCTGGAGACAAAGAACTCCATGTGCTAAAAGATTTGTCGCTCAATATTGAGAAGGGGCAGTTTGTGGCTATCACTGGTAGGTCAGGCTCTGGTAAGTCGACCCTTTTGTATCAACTTGGGCTTCTTGATTATCCAAATTCAGGAGAAATTATCATAGATGGCACAAATGTTTCTAGCTTGAATGAAGAAGCAAGGGTCGGCTTCCGACTGAAAGAGCTGGGCTATGTTTTCCAAGATTATGCTTTGGTACCAGAGCTCTCAGCTTTAGAAAATGTAGCTGTACCGCTTCTTATGCAAGGCCATGAGAAAGAAAAAGCTTATGAAATTGCCCGCAAAGCACTCGATAAGGTGGATTTGGAACATAGGATGGATAACTTGCCGAGCCAGCTCTCTGGTGGGGAACAACAGAGAGTCTCTATCGCTCGGGCTATCGCTCATGAACCCAAAATTATTTTTGCTGATGAGCCGACTGCGAACCTCGATTCAGAAACAGCTGACACGGTTCTCAAAGTATTCCTCAACCTCAACAAAGAACACGGCCAGACCATCGTCATGGTCACTCACGAGCCCGAATACGCCCGCCTCACCCACAAAATTTTCAAATTAGTCGATGGGATAATAGAGGGATAA
- a CDS encoding FtsX-like permease family protein, translated as MERITKKINRWGTNMEVGFFLALRQLKRSGKSTTFLIIFVMTLTFLNLVVVRGILVGLLQGSTDVYVENYSGDILITNLTKKNYIENSPAILSTIKNMPWVENVAARYMESGSIEANYKARVRLADDPNSAGGVVAGIDPDTEDATTHLASKIIEGSYLNSGDADAILIGANLTKKYLPVDIPGFPLLENVAVGDRVRLTVGGNTKEVMIKGIVQSKTDSIDMRIFMLDRSLRPLIGRGDFNVDEIAIKLKPGSDPYLVKEALLKAGVGETSRVQTWQESLPKFLLDIQNTFGMLGNVMGSISLVVASITIFIVVFINAITRRKFIGIMKGIGIAPGAIEISYVLQSVFYATLGIFIGMTLLYGFMVPFFAAHPINFPFSDGILVAEVPGTFLRAFLIILATIIAGFVPARLVVKKNTLDSILGR; from the coding sequence ATGGAAAGAATAACTAAAAAAATAAATAGGTGGGGAACCAATATGGAAGTTGGGTTCTTTTTGGCCCTGCGGCAACTGAAGAGGTCGGGGAAATCGACGACTTTTTTGATTATATTTGTGATGACGCTCACGTTCTTAAATTTAGTAGTGGTGCGTGGAATATTAGTCGGATTACTTCAAGGTTCGACTGACGTGTATGTAGAAAATTATTCGGGTGATATTTTGATCACAAACCTGACTAAGAAAAATTATATTGAAAACAGCCCAGCGATACTGAGCACGATCAAAAATATGCCTTGGGTGGAAAATGTGGCGGCTCGATATATGGAATCAGGAAGTATCGAGGCCAATTACAAAGCAAGAGTGCGCCTTGCCGATGATCCAAATAGTGCTGGGGGAGTAGTCGCTGGTATTGATCCTGATACAGAAGATGCGACAACTCATCTGGCTTCCAAAATCATCGAGGGTTCCTACCTTAATTCCGGCGATGCCGACGCTATCTTAATCGGCGCCAACCTAACTAAAAAATATTTACCGGTCGACATTCCGGGATTTCCCCTCCTAGAAAACGTAGCTGTGGGCGACAGAGTACGACTTACTGTAGGCGGTAATACCAAAGAAGTAATGATAAAAGGCATCGTGCAATCTAAAACAGATTCTATCGACATGCGAATATTTATGCTTGATAGAAGTTTACGACCACTTATCGGAAGAGGCGATTTTAATGTGGACGAAATTGCGATCAAATTAAAACCAGGAAGTGACCCTTATTTAGTAAAAGAAGCTCTGCTTAAAGCCGGGGTAGGGGAAACATCGCGAGTACAAACCTGGCAGGAATCACTGCCGAAGTTCCTACTCGATATTCAAAATACTTTTGGCATGCTCGGAAACGTCATGGGCTCGATCAGCCTGGTCGTCGCCTCTATTACCATCTTCATCGTAGTATTTATTAACGCGATTACAAGAAGAAAATTTATCGGTATTATGAAAGGTATCGGTATTGCTCCAGGAGCGATCGAGATATCATACGTTTTGCAATCAGTCTTCTATGCCACTCTAGGCATCTTTATAGGCATGACCCTCCTTTACGGATTTATGGTGCCATTCTTCGCTGCTCATCCGATCAACTTCCCATTCTCCGACGGCATATTAGTAGCTGAAGTCCCAGGCACTTTCTTACGCGCCTTCCTCATCATACTCGCCACTATCATCGCCGGCTTTGTTCCTGCAAGGTTAGTAGTAAAGAAAAACACTTTAGATTCTATCCTAGGCCGATAG
- the rpmA gene encoding 50S ribosomal protein L27: MAHKKAAGSTKNGRDSGPQYLGVKLGAGSVAQIGSVIIRQRGSAILPGKNVKMGRDHTIFSLKEGKVEFSSKRKTHFDGKIMVKKLVSVV, translated from the coding sequence ATGGCACATAAGAAAGCAGCAGGTTCAACTAAAAATGGTAGAGATTCAGGCCCTCAATATCTCGGGGTCAAACTTGGTGCTGGTTCTGTGGCTCAAATCGGCTCTGTTATTATCCGCCAACGCGGCTCTGCTATCCTACCTGGTAAAAATGTAAAAATGGGTCGCGACCACACCATTTTTTCCTTGAAAGAGGGTAAAGTAGAATTTTCCTCAAAACGCAAGACTCATTTCGACGGTAAGATTATGGTGAAGAAACTTGTGAGTGTGGTGTAA
- a CDS encoding VTT domain-containing protein, which yields MIRNIWRVVGAPLVLLVVFTLLWIFWKKSGLPNDTELILATRHYFDLYGYWIVLASAIIEGMLFAGLYYPGSLVIFLGVIFAGNNKMAVTLVITLVSLGLTIAYTCNYLLGKYGWYKILLKFGLQKPIEDAQNKLTQYGKKAIFLSYWHPNLAALISTSAGILHFPFKKFLLYSIPTIIAWSAFWGILAFVIGENTIKLIGLRFAIAVAIIWLLYRGVRYKKYILTPHSQVSSP from the coding sequence ATGATTAGGAATATTTGGAGAGTAGTGGGGGCGCCCTTAGTACTCCTCGTCGTATTTACTTTGTTGTGGATTTTTTGGAAAAAGTCGGGCTTACCAAACGACACAGAACTTATACTAGCGACTCGACACTATTTCGACCTCTATGGATATTGGATAGTACTTGCAAGTGCGATTATAGAGGGGATGCTCTTCGCTGGGCTCTATTACCCAGGGAGTTTGGTCATTTTCCTGGGGGTAATATTCGCCGGGAATAATAAAATGGCTGTCACTTTGGTCATCACTCTCGTGAGTCTCGGCCTCACCATTGCCTATACCTGCAACTATCTACTTGGAAAATACGGTTGGTACAAGATCCTCCTAAAATTTGGGCTTCAAAAACCGATAGAAGACGCTCAAAATAAACTGACTCAATACGGTAAGAAAGCAATATTCTTGAGTTACTGGCATCCAAATTTGGCCGCGCTCATTTCTACATCAGCCGGCATACTACATTTTCCATTTAAAAAATTCCTTCTTTATTCCATACCAACAATAATCGCATGGAGTGCCTTCTGGGGCATCTTAGCCTTTGTGATAGGAGAAAATACAATAAAACTGATAGGTCTGCGTTTCGCCATCGCCGTGGCTATTATCTGGCTCTTATATAGAGGGGTGAGGTATAAGAAATATATACTTACACCACACTCACAAGTTTCTTCACCATAA
- the rplI gene encoding 50S ribosomal protein L9 → MKVILLKDIAGIGRKGDVKDVAEGYAQNFLLPRKMGVVATEKEVARLKIERSRDEEERKIQEELLEKNIESLSEKKIVIKSKASEAGHLFAGIHKTEVLKAIEEQTNIKLPEESLLMKGMLKEIGEHRIEIKTEGKKAELVLSVEAL, encoded by the coding sequence ATGAAAGTAATTTTGCTAAAAGATATAGCGGGAATAGGAAGGAAGGGAGATGTGAAGGATGTAGCGGAGGGTTATGCGCAGAATTTTTTGTTGCCGAGGAAAATGGGAGTAGTAGCGACAGAGAAAGAAGTGGCGAGATTAAAAATAGAGAGAAGTAGAGATGAAGAAGAAAGAAAAATTCAAGAAGAACTCTTGGAAAAAAACATTGAATCTCTTTCAGAAAAGAAAATTGTAATCAAATCAAAAGCAAGTGAAGCAGGACATTTGTTTGCTGGCATTCACAAAACAGAAGTTCTAAAAGCAATCGAAGAACAAACTAATATCAAATTGCCGGAAGAATCTTTGCTGATGAAAGGGATGCTAAAAGAAATTGGAGAGCATAGAATAGAAATCAAAACCGAAGGTAAGAAAGCTGAACTTGTTCTATCAGTTGAGGCATTATAA
- a CDS encoding S41 family peptidase gives MFNIKEKFTASPLSTYKGTLTQTFVSIALIGLIFGAGFYFGKGKEEKRAVINIGGVPESEIADVNFDPFWETWRVLEEKFVSSTSTNTTALTSDKKVWGAIEGLASAYGDPYTVFFPPVESKMFAEEIRGSFSGVGMEIASQSGILTVIAPLKDTPAEKAGVKAGDKILQIGDTNAVKMSTEEAISLIRGEQGTAVTITFARDGVKEPLVKSIVRDTINIPTIDYKKLPSGAYLIQLFSFSENSANLFRQALRQFVESGSDKLILDLRNNPGGYLEAAVSMASWFLPTGEIIVSEDFGGKRENVEHRSYGYDIFNKNLKFVILVNGGSASASEILAGALSEHGKAVLIGEKTFGKGSVQELVDITGDTSLKVTIAHWLTPLGNSISNGGLLPKIEIKNTAEDVASGKDRVLERAVEFLNTK, from the coding sequence ATGTTCAATATTAAAGAGAAATTTACCGCCTCGCCTTTATCCACATACAAGGGCACCCTGACCCAGACATTTGTTTCCATAGCTTTGATCGGCCTCATATTTGGCGCTGGTTTTTATTTTGGAAAAGGGAAAGAAGAAAAAAGAGCTGTCATAAACATAGGCGGAGTTCCAGAGAGCGAAATAGCTGATGTAAATTTTGATCCATTTTGGGAAACTTGGAGGGTACTCGAAGAAAAATTTGTATCTTCGACAAGTACCAACACGACTGCTCTAACCTCCGACAAAAAAGTTTGGGGAGCGATCGAAGGTTTGGCCTCCGCTTATGGCGACCCTTACACTGTTTTCTTTCCTCCAGTCGAATCAAAAATGTTTGCCGAAGAAATAAGAGGTTCGTTTAGTGGAGTAGGTATGGAAATCGCTTCACAAAGCGGCATCCTGACTGTCATCGCTCCACTCAAAGATACTCCAGCGGAGAAAGCTGGAGTAAAAGCGGGCGATAAAATATTGCAGATAGGCGACACCAACGCAGTGAAAATGTCGACCGAAGAAGCTATTTCACTCATAAGAGGAGAGCAGGGAACTGCTGTCACTATCACTTTCGCTCGGGACGGAGTGAAAGAACCACTAGTAAAAAGTATAGTTCGCGATACGATCAACATCCCAACTATTGATTACAAAAAACTTCCAAGCGGAGCCTACCTCATACAACTTTTCAGCTTCTCCGAAAATTCAGCAAATTTGTTCAGACAAGCTCTCCGACAATTCGTCGAATCAGGTTCAGATAAATTAATCTTGGATTTACGCAATAATCCAGGAGGTTACTTGGAAGCGGCAGTATCGATGGCAAGCTGGTTCCTGCCAACTGGAGAGATAATCGTGTCGGAAGATTTTGGAGGTAAGAGAGAAAATGTAGAACATAGGAGTTATGGTTACGATATATTCAACAAAAATTTGAAATTTGTCATCCTAGTAAATGGCGGTTCAGCCTCAGCTTCCGAAATTTTGGCTGGAGCTTTGAGTGAGCACGGCAAAGCCGTTCTTATCGGTGAAAAAACATTTGGGAAAGGTTCGGTGCAGGAACTCGTCGATATAACAGGGGACACATCACTTAAAGTGACTATCGCTCACTGGCTCACCCCGCTCGGTAACTCGATATCAAATGGGGGCCTGTTGCCTAAAATAGAAATAAAAAATACGGCGGAAGATGTAGCTTCTGGTAAGGACAGGGTACTAGAGAGAGCGGTGGAGTTTTTGAATACGAAATAG
- a CDS encoding magnesium transporter CorA family protein — MITHYQKKYSSWLDVSLPQKEEIEKIMREYGLDSSIANDLLHPTPKPKVVASGDKLYTVVHIPVLKHSHSGTSSEQEIDFVIGRKVLITVRYDTIDALYKYAKESEVKEMLEREEGGNHTFVEIMTGIYTCLFDELLFIEDRLNGIEKKIFQGKEKEMVLHISKVGRDLLNFRRVIEPHGQMFAELKLLGTEVLGKKFNTEMDELIEEWQRLVKSANDHANFLSELRETNNSLLSTKQNEVMKTLTVLASMTIPASIIASIFNMAVDLPLVDRADAFYIIIASMIGLSLCMFAFFKIKKWL, encoded by the coding sequence GTGATCACTCATTATCAAAAAAAATATTCTTCTTGGCTCGATGTTAGTTTGCCTCAAAAGGAAGAGATAGAGAAAATTATGCGTGAATACGGACTCGATTCTTCCATCGCAAATGATTTGTTGCATCCTACTCCCAAGCCGAAAGTAGTTGCTTCAGGCGACAAGCTCTACACCGTGGTCCATATTCCTGTTCTTAAACACAGTCACTCTGGTACAAGTAGTGAACAGGAAATAGATTTCGTCATTGGTCGTAAAGTTCTTATTACTGTGCGCTATGACACGATCGACGCTCTTTATAAATATGCCAAAGAATCGGAAGTGAAGGAGATGCTCGAACGCGAGGAAGGCGGTAACCACACTTTCGTAGAAATCATGACAGGAATTTATACCTGCCTTTTTGATGAACTTTTATTCATTGAAGATAGATTAAATGGTATAGAGAAAAAAATATTTCAAGGAAAAGAAAAAGAGATGGTTCTCCATATATCCAAAGTTGGTCGCGACCTACTTAATTTTAGAAGGGTGATCGAGCCTCATGGACAGATGTTTGCTGAACTGAAGCTTCTCGGTACTGAAGTTTTAGGTAAGAAGTTTAATACTGAAATGGATGAACTTATCGAGGAATGGCAGCGTTTGGTAAAATCGGCTAACGATCATGCTAATTTCCTTTCAGAACTTCGAGAGACGAATAATTCCCTTCTTTCTACCAAACAGAATGAAGTGATGAAAACTCTCACCGTTCTCGCTTCTATGACTATTCCCGCTTCTATTATCGCTTCCATCTTCAACATGGCAGTCGATCTGCCCCTGGTTGACCGGGCAGACGCTTTCTATATAATCATCGCCAGCATGATAGGGCTTTCGCTCTGCATGTTTGCCTTCTTCAAAATAAAAAAGTGGCTATAG
- the cysS gene encoding cysteine--tRNA ligase → MDIKLQNTLTGEKERFSSISDGTVSMYHCGPTVYGRQHIGNLSMFVFTDVLRRTFEYFDYKVNQVINITDFGHLSGDNEGNADIGEDKMTKGLKAEGLEINMENMKVLAKKYADIFKADLEQLNIKKPSHFPFASDYIEEQKKLIEKLEEKGLAYIISDGVYFDTEKFPNYGKLGPHSVKDFAGQARISENLEKKNPKDFVLWKISEVPPMSDIGKQELGWESKWGRGFPGWHIECTAMIFALLGEQIDIHTGGIEHIGVHHNNEIAQAEAASGKSPFSRFWLHREHIRIDDTKLSKSTGNVLYLSDLKERGIHPLSYRYWLLTSRYNTPSNFTWEAVEGAQVALEKIVAEYAEKPRMTLGSGIAEGEPKVIFSFSEAIADDLNTPVAIALLQEINDKETINKMDQVLGLNIKKLAEQIREIPDEIKDLQKQRDEARKNNDYKLSDELRDKIEHAGFMVKDTGNSSLILRSLSTIAQ, encoded by the coding sequence ATGGATATCAAACTTCAGAACACACTTACGGGAGAGAAGGAAAGATTCTCGTCAATATCTGATGGCACAGTCAGTATGTATCACTGCGGACCGACAGTTTACGGTAGGCAGCATATTGGCAACCTCTCCATGTTTGTTTTCACCGATGTTTTGCGAAGAACTTTTGAGTATTTTGATTATAAAGTAAATCAAGTGATAAATATTACTGACTTCGGACACCTTTCTGGTGACAACGAAGGTAATGCCGATATAGGGGAAGATAAAATGACTAAAGGTTTGAAAGCTGAAGGTCTAGAAATAAATATGGAGAATATGAAAGTGCTGGCCAAAAAGTATGCGGACATTTTCAAAGCCGATCTGGAACAACTTAATATCAAGAAACCTTCCCACTTTCCTTTTGCATCTGACTATATAGAAGAGCAAAAAAAACTAATAGAAAAATTAGAAGAAAAAGGTCTCGCTTATATTATTAGTGATGGAGTTTATTTTGATACGGAAAAGTTCCCAAATTATGGCAAGCTCGGCCCCCACTCCGTCAAAGACTTCGCGGGGCAAGCAAGGATTAGTGAAAATCTGGAAAAGAAAAACCCTAAAGATTTTGTTTTATGGAAAATTTCAGAGGTTCCCCCGATGTCTGACATAGGGAAACAGGAATTAGGTTGGGAGAGCAAATGGGGCCGAGGCTTCCCGGGTTGGCATATCGAATGTACCGCTATGATTTTTGCTTTGCTCGGTGAGCAGATTGATATCCATACCGGAGGGATCGAACACATAGGTGTACATCACAATAATGAAATCGCTCAGGCCGAAGCGGCGTCGGGCAAATCCCCTTTCTCCCGCTTCTGGCTGCACCGCGAACATATTCGCATTGACGACACGAAACTCTCAAAATCGACTGGCAACGTGCTCTACCTTTCTGACCTCAAAGAACGCGGCATCCACCCGCTCTCTTACCGCTACTGGCTTTTGACTAGCCGCTACAACACCCCAAGCAATTTTACCTGGGAAGCTGTGGAGGGAGCGCAGGTGGCGCTTGAAAAAATCGTCGCGGAATATGCCGAAAAACCAAGGATGACCCTTGGTTCCGGAATTGCCGAAGGCGAACCAAAGGTCATCTTTAGTTTTTCTGAAGCTATTGCAGATGATCTCAATACTCCCGTTGCTATTGCTTTGCTTCAAGAAATAAATGACAAAGAAACTATAAATAAAATGGATCAGGTTTTGGGTTTAAACATAAAAAAATTAGCAGAACAGATTCGGGAAATCCCTGATGAAATAAAAGATTTACAAAAACAACGTGATGAGGCTCGCAAAAACAATGATTATAAACTCTCCGATGAATTGCGCGACAAAATTGAGCATGCCGGTTTTATGGTAAAAGACACGGGCAATTCTAGTCTTATTTTAAGATCTCTCTCTACTATTGCCCAATAA